In one window of Qipengyuania profundimaris DNA:
- a CDS encoding copper resistance protein B: MRGRLVLGAALMLAAAPLAAQDHSGHAMPDHSAHQQQPEEQAAAEDHSKHQQAPAPFVLPDMTGAPKMDHSTMDHSAHQVGDLPEGPPPPEAFEGPQHAADAIYGPAVMAEARATNHATHGDMKTGMLMAERLEARIGEGEDGFLWDLQGWYGGDIDKLVIKSEGEGEFGGAVEDAELQALWGHAIGPFFDLQAGVRLDIEPETRSHLVLGVQGLAPYMWHVDAAAFLSDRGDLTARIEGEYDQKLTQRLILQPRAELELAAQDIPGREIGAGLTKFETGLRLRYEIAREFAPYVGVGYETKLGETRSIARAAGDDPDGLKLLLGLRAWF, translated from the coding sequence ATGAGAGGGCGTCTAGTCCTCGGCGCAGCGCTCATGCTGGCGGCTGCTCCGCTGGCCGCACAGGATCACTCCGGACATGCCATGCCGGATCATTCCGCGCACCAGCAGCAGCCGGAGGAGCAAGCGGCGGCGGAGGACCATTCGAAGCACCAGCAGGCACCCGCTCCCTTCGTTCTGCCCGACATGACCGGCGCGCCCAAAATGGACCATTCGACGATGGACCATTCCGCGCATCAGGTCGGCGATTTGCCCGAGGGACCGCCTCCGCCAGAAGCCTTCGAGGGTCCGCAGCACGCGGCGGATGCGATCTACGGCCCCGCCGTGATGGCCGAAGCCCGCGCGACCAATCACGCGACTCATGGCGATATGAAAACCGGGATGCTGATGGCCGAGCGGCTCGAAGCGCGCATCGGCGAGGGCGAGGACGGCTTTCTGTGGGATCTGCAGGGCTGGTACGGCGGCGACATCGACAAACTCGTGATCAAGTCCGAAGGCGAAGGCGAATTCGGCGGGGCAGTCGAGGATGCCGAACTGCAAGCTCTCTGGGGCCATGCCATCGGTCCGTTCTTCGACCTGCAGGCCGGTGTGCGGCTGGACATCGAACCCGAAACGCGCAGCCATCTCGTGCTCGGCGTCCAGGGCCTCGCGCCATACATGTGGCACGTCGATGCCGCGGCCTTCCTCTCCGACCGCGGCGACCTGACCGCGCGGATCGAGGGCGAATACGACCAGAAGCTCACGCAGCGCCTGATACTCCAGCCGCGCGCCGAACTGGAACTCGCCGCGCAGGACATTCCCGGGCGCGAGATCGGCGCGGGCCTGACCAAATTCGAGACCGGCCTGCGCCTGCGCTACGAAATCGCCCGCGAATTCGCGCCCTACGTCGGCGTGGGGTACGAAACCAAGCTCGGCGAGACGCGCTCAATAGCAAGGGCCGCCGGGGACGATCCCGACGGCCTCAAACTGTTGCTCGGTCTGCGCGCCTGGTTCTGA
- a CDS encoding acetyl-CoA C-acetyltransferase, translating into MPEAYIVEAVRTAGGRRGGRLAGVHPVDLAATSLDAIMERSGLEAKAVDDVVMGCVSQGGEQAMQVGRNAVLAAKHLGEGVPAVTIDRQCGSSQQAIQFAAQAVMSGTQDVVIASGVESMSRVPMGSTAMFHMKEGLGNYKSPGLEEKYPGIQWSQFMGAEMIAQKHGFSKDDLDRFALHSHEKAIEATKSGAFESEIVGVEIETPEGEECHTVDEGIRFDATLEGIAGVKLLSPEGKITAATSSQICDGSSAVLVVSEKALKEYGLTPMARIHNLTVTAGDPVIMLEEPLFATDRALERAGMSIGDIDLYEVNEAFAPVPLAWLKHTGADPEKLNVNGGAIALGHPLGASGTKLMATLVHALKARGKKYGLQTMCEGGGVANVTIVEAL; encoded by the coding sequence ATGCCCGAAGCCTATATCGTAGAAGCCGTCCGCACTGCCGGTGGCCGCCGCGGGGGCCGGCTCGCCGGGGTTCACCCGGTCGATCTCGCCGCGACCTCGCTCGATGCGATCATGGAGCGGAGCGGGCTCGAAGCGAAAGCCGTCGATGATGTGGTGATGGGCTGCGTCAGCCAGGGCGGCGAACAGGCGATGCAGGTCGGGCGCAACGCCGTACTTGCCGCGAAGCACCTGGGCGAGGGCGTCCCCGCCGTCACGATCGATCGCCAGTGCGGCTCCAGCCAGCAGGCAATCCAGTTCGCCGCGCAGGCTGTCATGAGCGGCACGCAGGACGTGGTCATCGCCAGCGGCGTGGAAAGCATGAGCCGCGTGCCGATGGGCTCGACCGCGATGTTCCACATGAAAGAGGGCCTCGGCAACTACAAGTCGCCAGGCCTCGAAGAGAAATATCCCGGCATCCAGTGGAGCCAGTTCATGGGCGCGGAAATGATCGCGCAGAAGCACGGCTTCTCCAAGGACGACCTCGACCGGTTTGCGCTGCACAGCCATGAAAAGGCAATCGAGGCGACGAAGTCCGGCGCGTTCGAAAGCGAGATCGTCGGCGTGGAGATCGAGACGCCCGAGGGCGAGGAATGCCACACCGTCGACGAAGGCATCCGCTTCGACGCCACGCTCGAAGGGATCGCCGGCGTCAAGCTGCTGAGCCCCGAAGGCAAGATCACCGCCGCCACCAGCAGCCAGATCTGCGACGGGTCGAGCGCGGTGCTGGTCGTGTCGGAGAAGGCGCTGAAGGAATACGGCCTCACGCCGATGGCGCGCATCCACAATCTGACCGTGACGGCGGGCGATCCAGTGATCATGCTGGAAGAGCCGCTCTTCGCTACCGACCGTGCGCTGGAGCGTGCAGGCATGAGCATCGGCGATATCGACCTTTACGAGGTGAACGAAGCCTTCGCGCCCGTGCCGCTCGCCTGGCTCAAGCATACCGGGGCGGATCCCGAGAAGCTCAACGTCAACGGCGGCGCGATCGCGCTCGGCCACCCGCTCGGCGCATCGGGCACCAAGCTCATGGCGACCCTGGTCCATGCGCTGAAGGCGCGCGGCAAGAAATACGGCCTCCAGACGATGTGCGAAGGCGGCGGCGTCGCCAACGTCACCATCGTCGAGGCGCTTTGA
- a CDS encoding SDR family oxidoreductase yields the protein MKILVAGSTGNTGTRLVKELCERGHDVIALVRASSDTGALPDTVTLRQGDLTALDDDVAQGCEVVIFAAGSGGDTSAEMTDKVDRDGAIRLIDIAQASDVRRFVMLSSVGADDPDPDSELAHYLEAKHAADEHLKQSSLEYAILRPVSLTDDGPTGSVRLGDDVDPEGKAARGDVANLLADAAEQDEWAGSIQLMETAY from the coding sequence ATGAAAATTCTCGTTGCCGGTTCGACCGGCAATACCGGCACCCGTCTCGTCAAGGAACTGTGCGAACGCGGGCATGACGTCATCGCGCTCGTGCGTGCCTCGTCCGATACGGGCGCACTCCCCGATACCGTGACATTGCGGCAGGGCGATCTTACCGCTCTGGACGACGATGTCGCACAGGGCTGCGAAGTCGTGATCTTCGCCGCCGGTTCGGGCGGCGATACCAGCGCCGAGATGACCGACAAGGTCGACCGCGACGGTGCGATCCGGTTGATCGACATCGCACAAGCCAGCGATGTCCGCCGTTTCGTCATGCTGAGTTCGGTCGGCGCCGACGATCCGGACCCCGATAGCGAACTCGCCCATTACCTCGAGGCCAAGCACGCTGCCGACGAACACCTGAAGCAGAGCAGCCTCGAATACGCTATCCTTCGCCCCGTCTCGCTCACCGACGATGGCCCGACGGGTTCGGTCCGGCTGGGCGACGACGTCGATCCCGAGGGCAAGGCCGCGCGCGGCGACGTGGCGAATTTACTCGCAGACGCAGCCGAGCAGGACGAATGGGCAGGCTCGATCCAGCTGATGGAAACCGCATACTAA
- a CDS encoding TonB-dependent receptor domain-containing protein translates to MKKTFSTMGGRAALFTGAGLAALALANPAYAQDVDTSEQDASDTADEGPDAVVDPAPANAIIVSGSRIARPNLESPVPVTSVTAEDLTNQGDISLGDALNDLPSLRTTFSQGNSTRFIGTAGLNLLDLRGLGTSRTLVLVNGKRHITALPGDFIVDVNTIPVDLLERVDVVTGGNSAVYGSDAVAGVVNFILKRDFEGFAVRGQAGISEEGDRATRFISATYGKNFADGRGNIAVSGEYAKSDPLYFRQRDDLTGAYSGRCQYNVVSDDQSDEGPFGSDGITDLEPICGVRNGSISDGGTLGGLGGGVFLRFAPNGNLIIDEPDENLPFSGNDIGGGGSTLRNTGQLAAGLERYTANILARFDVTDAFRPFVEAKYVRLEAIQEGQPSFFVGGPTFVGGNPLFCDNAFLNDQALGTLQSFGLCSAGRTNTETVPLSRFNIDFGGRGELQTRETYRIVGGIEGTFNDDWNYELSANYGRLETDLRSLNNLVLFDLDGNPAGFNLAADAVLNGAGNPVCRINADSDPSNDDPNCVPINLFGFGAPSQAALDYVNTTGRREGNAEQFVVLASLAGDLSGLFELPGGPIAFAIGGEYREERAFEAFDELTASGGTFLNAIQPFDPPALKVKEAFGELRVPLLADLPFAEELTLNGAARVSDYNTATGTTFSWNVNGIYAPIPDIRFRAGYAVSVRAPTLSDLYSPQSQNFAFLADPCDRDTGAINNNPNRAANCAADGVPTTVNAAIAAACAGSSFPVAVGDRFTNCLARTASTGFTSGGNPNLTEEKGKSLTLGVVLEPRFLPGFSVTVDYYNIEIEDQIAVLGAQTILNNCYDSPTGIDNPFCTTVSRDATTGLFIEPAVLSGGINFASRETEGIDIDVRYNRTFDNGNRLSVRAIATHLLKLNFFEDPTSPINPNRIKSELGDPDWAASLNTTYDFGDVALTWSARYIGPMYKSAYENQNPYQGLCPTSGVVGSSGGTCTPGELVTLDPANADQYADPTFSDKIYNNFRITWDVQEEFSFYLGVDNAFDVKPPFGQLGIAGGEPYDNFGRYWYAGFNIEL, encoded by the coding sequence ATGAAGAAGACCTTTTCCACCATGGGTGGACGGGCCGCGCTGTTTACCGGTGCCGGTCTCGCCGCCCTTGCGCTGGCCAATCCGGCCTATGCGCAGGACGTCGACACGTCCGAGCAGGACGCGTCCGACACGGCCGACGAAGGCCCGGATGCTGTCGTCGATCCGGCTCCGGCAAACGCCATCATCGTTTCGGGTTCGCGTATTGCGCGTCCGAACCTCGAATCGCCGGTTCCGGTCACCAGCGTTACCGCCGAAGACCTGACCAACCAGGGCGACATCTCGCTCGGCGACGCGCTGAACGATCTTCCGTCGCTGCGCACCACCTTCAGCCAGGGCAACTCCACCCGCTTCATCGGTACGGCCGGCCTCAACCTGCTCGACCTTCGTGGCCTCGGCACCAGTCGTACGCTGGTCCTCGTCAACGGCAAGCGCCACATCACGGCTCTGCCGGGCGACTTCATCGTCGACGTCAACACGATCCCGGTCGACCTGCTCGAGCGTGTCGATGTGGTGACCGGTGGTAACTCCGCCGTTTACGGTTCGGACGCTGTTGCCGGCGTGGTGAACTTCATCCTCAAGCGCGACTTCGAAGGTTTCGCCGTTCGCGGCCAGGCCGGCATCTCGGAAGAAGGCGACCGTGCGACCCGCTTTATCTCCGCAACCTACGGCAAGAACTTCGCCGACGGTCGCGGCAACATCGCGGTTTCCGGCGAATACGCCAAGTCGGACCCGCTGTACTTCCGTCAGCGCGACGATCTGACCGGCGCCTATAGCGGCCGTTGCCAATATAACGTCGTCAGCGACGACCAGAGTGACGAAGGTCCCTTCGGTAGCGACGGCATCACCGACCTCGAACCCATCTGCGGCGTTCGCAACGGTTCGATCTCCGACGGTGGTACGCTTGGCGGCCTCGGCGGCGGCGTGTTCCTGCGCTTCGCCCCCAATGGCAACCTGATCATCGACGAACCCGATGAAAACCTGCCCTTCTCGGGCAACGACATCGGCGGTGGCGGTTCCACGCTTCGCAACACCGGTCAGCTTGCTGCGGGTCTCGAGCGCTACACGGCGAACATTCTTGCCCGTTTCGACGTTACCGACGCTTTCCGTCCGTTCGTCGAAGCGAAGTATGTTCGTCTCGAAGCAATCCAGGAAGGCCAGCCGAGCTTCTTCGTCGGCGGCCCGACCTTCGTTGGCGGCAACCCGCTGTTCTGCGACAACGCCTTCCTGAACGATCAGGCGCTCGGCACGCTGCAGAGCTTCGGCCTCTGCTCGGCCGGACGGACCAACACGGAAACCGTTCCGCTCTCGCGCTTCAACATCGACTTCGGTGGACGCGGCGAACTGCAGACGCGCGAGACCTATCGCATCGTCGGCGGTATCGAAGGCACGTTCAACGATGACTGGAACTACGAGCTTTCGGCCAACTACGGTCGTCTCGAAACCGACCTTCGTTCGCTGAACAACCTCGTCCTGTTCGATCTCGACGGTAACCCGGCAGGCTTCAACCTGGCTGCCGATGCCGTCCTGAACGGTGCCGGTAACCCGGTCTGCCGCATCAATGCGGACTCCGATCCGAGCAACGACGACCCGAACTGTGTGCCGATCAACCTGTTCGGCTTCGGTGCTCCGAGCCAGGCAGCTCTGGACTATGTCAACACGACCGGTCGCCGCGAAGGCAATGCCGAACAGTTCGTGGTTCTGGCTTCGCTGGCTGGTGACCTGTCGGGTCTGTTCGAACTTCCGGGTGGCCCGATCGCTTTCGCAATCGGCGGTGAATACCGTGAAGAGCGTGCTTTCGAAGCGTTCGACGAACTGACCGCCAGCGGCGGCACGTTCCTGAACGCCATCCAGCCGTTCGATCCGCCGGCCCTGAAGGTCAAGGAAGCTTTCGGCGAACTTCGCGTTCCGCTGCTGGCCGACCTGCCCTTCGCCGAAGAGCTGACCCTCAACGGTGCAGCACGTGTTTCGGACTACAACACCGCAACCGGCACGACCTTCTCGTGGAACGTGAACGGCATCTACGCACCGATCCCGGACATCCGCTTCCGTGCAGGTTACGCCGTTTCGGTTCGTGCGCCGACGCTGAGCGATCTCTACTCGCCGCAGTCGCAGAACTTCGCCTTCCTGGCGGACCCCTGTGACCGCGATACGGGTGCGATCAACAACAACCCGAACCGTGCAGCAAACTGTGCCGCGGATGGTGTTCCGACTACGGTCAATGCTGCCATTGCAGCGGCCTGTGCCGGTAGCTCGTTCCCGGTTGCGGTCGGCGATCGGTTCACCAACTGCCTTGCGCGTACGGCGTCGACCGGCTTCACCTCCGGCGGTAACCCGAACCTGACCGAAGAAAAGGGCAAGTCCCTTACCCTCGGCGTGGTTCTCGAGCCGCGGTTCCTGCCCGGCTTCAGCGTAACGGTCGATTACTACAACATCGAGATTGAAGATCAGATCGCCGTCCTCGGCGCTCAGACGATCCTCAACAACTGTTACGATTCGCCAACCGGTATCGATAACCCCTTCTGTACGACGGTCAGCCGCGATGCGACCACCGGCCTCTTCATCGAGCCGGCCGTGCTTTCGGGTGGTATCAACTTCGCTTCGCGCGAAACCGAAGGCATCGACATCGACGTGCGGTACAACCGGACCTTCGACAATGGTAACCGTTTGAGCGTGCGCGCAATCGCAACGCACCTGCTCAAGCTGAACTTCTTCGAAGATCCGACCTCGCCGATCAATCCGAACCGTATCAAGAGCGAACTGGGCGATCCCGACTGGGCCGCCTCGCTCAATACGACTTACGATTTCGGCGATGTCGCCCTGACCTGGTCGGCGCGTTACATCGGTCCGATGTACAAGAGCGCTTACGAGAACCAGAACCCGTACCAGGGCCTGTGCCCGACGTCGGGTGTGGTCGGTTCTTCGGGTGGTACCTGTACCCCGGGCGAACTCGTCACCCTCGATCCGGCCAATGCGGACCAGTATGCAGATCCGACCTTCTCGGATAAGATCTACAACAACTTCCGCATCACCTGGGATGTGCAGGAAGAGTTCAGCTTCTACCTCGGCGTGGACAACGCGTTCGACGTGAAGCCGCCCTTCGGCCAGCTCGGCATCGCCGGCGGCGAACCGTACGACAACTTCGGTCGTTACTGGTACGCCGGTTTCAACATCGAACTGTAA
- a CDS encoding SDR family NAD(P)-dependent oxidoreductase encodes MEVSANTPAVVTGGASGLGEATARALAAKGAKVAIFDMNEEKGEAVAKDIGGVFCKVNVTSDEDVDAGFAKAREAHGQERILVNCAGIGNAIKTASRDKQSGEIKHFPISAFDFVIQVNLIGTFRCIAKSAAGMMSLDPLSDEGDRGAIVNTASVAAEDGQMGQAAYSASKGGVVGMTLPIARDLMREGIRVNTILPGIFNTPLMNAAPPQVKEALAASVPFPKRLGNAEEYANLAMCMIETGYFNGEDVRLDGAIRMAPR; translated from the coding sequence ATGGAAGTATCAGCCAACACCCCCGCCGTCGTCACCGGCGGTGCATCGGGCCTCGGTGAGGCCACGGCGCGCGCGCTTGCGGCCAAGGGCGCCAAGGTCGCCATCTTCGACATGAACGAAGAGAAGGGCGAGGCAGTCGCCAAGGACATCGGCGGCGTATTCTGCAAGGTCAACGTCACCAGCGACGAGGATGTCGACGCCGGTTTCGCCAAGGCCCGCGAGGCGCACGGCCAGGAGCGGATCCTGGTCAATTGCGCCGGCATCGGCAATGCGATCAAGACCGCCAGCCGCGACAAGCAGTCGGGCGAGATCAAGCACTTCCCGATCAGCGCTTTCGACTTCGTGATCCAGGTGAACCTCATCGGCACCTTCCGCTGCATCGCCAAGTCGGCAGCCGGCATGATGAGCCTCGACCCCTTGAGCGACGAGGGCGATCGCGGCGCGATCGTCAACACCGCTTCGGTCGCTGCCGAAGACGGGCAGATGGGCCAGGCGGCCTATTCCGCTTCGAAGGGCGGCGTGGTCGGCATGACGCTGCCCATCGCGCGCGACCTGATGCGCGAAGGCATCCGCGTAAACACCATCCTGCCGGGCATCTTCAACACCCCGCTGATGAACGCCGCGCCGCCGCAGGTGAAGGAAGCGCTGGCCGCCAGCGTGCCGTTCCCCAAGCGCCTCGGCAATGCGGAAGAATATGCCAATCTCGCCATGTGCATGATCGAGACCGGCTATTTCAACGGCGAGGACGTGCGCCTCGACGGTGCGATCCGCATGGCACCGCGCTAG
- a CDS encoding TonB-dependent receptor domain-containing protein, whose translation MKLQTYFKASAAPAALGLALIAQPAMAQVSEETPEAEAATAPAGQAIVVTGSRIADPNIESASPVAVVTAEELTLQQANTVEESLRQIPGIVPSVGSNVNNGNGGSTYINLRGLGANRNLVLLNGTRVVPQGLNGLTNIDVIPVALLERMDVLTGGAGAAYGADAISGVVNFITKQDFSGAELAATNAITEEGDGYTFRADLTVGGNFADGRGNAVFSVGYTDREAVFQGDREYGRENISSFSGLPGGSSTAVPSVITVPGTTSGTLQVDGDSLRPFYAPFNFNPFNVYQTPLEQYRMFGSGRFEITDAIEVFAEGMFVQNTTSTIIAPSGTFRNVLETPLSNPFLTAGIRNQICGLDTDGDTDGVQALFGQAECDAAALATDPNDPNYRTVGIDYGRRFVEFGPRLNEYRTRLFQVKAGARGALTDNLDWEIFGAYGESENVSRQSGNGTFTRLQQSVLSTNPDTCLDTSNDCVPIDLFGPLGSLTPEVQDFLDVGNSGTEGAELSQIQAFISGDLGFGIAADPISIAAGVEYRDYYAFSRSDLLSQTPGEVLGNGAASPDADGSYDVKEAFGELIVPLVVDSPIGEELTLELAGRVSDYSTTGTEYTWKIGGTYTPVYGVQYRGGFQKVTRAPNIAELFAVPTTGLDNFSNDPCAGAAPTNNANLRAVCIAQGAPASSIGNIIVDPAGQVNVTSGGNPNLDAENAETWTVGAVIQPGFLRNFTLTFDYYNITLTDAITTPTIDDVFSACFDGTPSATNPACTAIRRNPATGNLFGSVATTPGLPLVLTNQGRVFTDGIDLTMNFNTDLGFGGLDLSFFGNWTNRSTFKANQNDPASLNRDCVGFYSINCPSIQPEFSFTQRTTLSVGDADLSLRWRFIDAVEVEPEFAGDFLEEFTTIGAEHYFDLTANFNVTDNFGFTAAVINLFDNEPKVVGSNIGSTAYNSGNVYPSTYDPLGRRYSVTARMTF comes from the coding sequence GTGAAACTCCAGACATATTTCAAAGCCAGCGCGGCTCCCGCCGCTCTCGGCCTTGCGCTTATCGCGCAGCCGGCGATGGCCCAGGTTTCGGAAGAAACGCCTGAAGCAGAGGCAGCAACGGCTCCGGCAGGACAGGCGATCGTCGTCACCGGCTCGCGCATTGCAGACCCCAACATCGAGAGCGCGAGCCCGGTTGCGGTCGTGACCGCCGAAGAACTGACGCTGCAGCAGGCCAACACGGTCGAAGAATCGCTGCGTCAGATCCCGGGTATCGTCCCTAGTGTCGGCTCCAACGTCAACAACGGCAACGGCGGCTCGACCTACATCAACCTTCGTGGCCTCGGCGCCAACCGCAACCTCGTGCTGTTGAACGGCACACGCGTCGTTCCGCAGGGCCTCAACGGTCTTACCAACATCGACGTGATCCCGGTTGCCCTGCTCGAGCGGATGGACGTGCTGACCGGTGGTGCCGGCGCAGCCTACGGTGCCGACGCCATCTCCGGCGTCGTCAACTTCATCACCAAGCAGGACTTCTCGGGCGCAGAGCTCGCCGCGACCAACGCGATCACCGAAGAAGGTGACGGTTACACGTTCCGTGCAGACCTCACGGTCGGCGGCAACTTCGCCGACGGCCGCGGCAACGCAGTGTTCTCGGTCGGCTATACCGATCGTGAAGCCGTCTTCCAGGGCGACCGCGAATACGGCCGCGAAAACATCTCGTCGTTCAGCGGGCTTCCCGGCGGTTCGTCGACCGCAGTCCCGTCGGTCATCACCGTTCCGGGCACCACCAGCGGAACGCTGCAGGTCGACGGCGATTCGCTGCGTCCGTTCTACGCACCGTTCAACTTCAACCCGTTCAACGTCTACCAGACGCCGCTGGAACAGTACCGCATGTTCGGTTCCGGCCGCTTCGAAATCACCGACGCGATCGAAGTCTTCGCCGAAGGTATGTTCGTCCAGAACACGACCTCGACGATCATCGCTCCGTCGGGTACCTTCCGCAACGTTCTCGAAACTCCCCTCTCCAACCCGTTCCTGACGGCCGGCATCCGCAACCAGATTTGCGGACTCGACACCGATGGGGACACGGATGGCGTGCAGGCCCTCTTCGGCCAGGCGGAATGTGATGCCGCTGCACTGGCGACCGATCCGAACGATCCCAACTATCGTACGGTCGGCATCGACTATGGTCGTCGCTTCGTGGAATTCGGGCCGCGTCTCAACGAATACCGGACCCGCCTTTTCCAGGTCAAGGCCGGTGCGCGTGGCGCCCTGACCGACAATCTGGACTGGGAAATCTTCGGTGCATACGGCGAGAGCGAAAACGTCTCGCGCCAGTCGGGCAACGGTACGTTCACCCGGCTCCAGCAGTCCGTGCTCTCGACGAACCCGGACACCTGCCTCGATACCTCGAACGACTGTGTGCCGATCGACCTTTTCGGCCCGCTCGGCAGTCTGACTCCTGAAGTTCAGGACTTCCTCGATGTCGGCAACTCCGGCACGGAAGGCGCCGAACTCAGCCAGATCCAGGCGTTCATCTCGGGCGATCTCGGCTTCGGTATCGCTGCTGATCCGATCAGCATCGCGGCCGGTGTCGAATATCGCGACTACTACGCCTTCAGCCGTTCGGACCTGCTTTCGCAGACCCCCGGCGAAGTGCTCGGTAACGGTGCTGCATCGCCCGACGCCGACGGTAGCTACGACGTGAAGGAAGCCTTCGGCGAACTCATCGTTCCGCTGGTGGTGGATTCTCCGATCGGCGAGGAACTGACGCTCGAACTGGCGGGCCGTGTGTCCGACTATTCGACGACCGGTACCGAATACACCTGGAAGATCGGCGGTACCTACACCCCGGTGTACGGTGTCCAGTATCGTGGTGGTTTCCAGAAGGTGACGCGCGCTCCGAACATCGCCGAACTGTTCGCAGTTCCGACGACGGGCCTCGACAACTTCAGCAACGATCCGTGCGCGGGCGCTGCCCCGACCAACAACGCGAACCTGCGTGCCGTCTGTATTGCACAGGGCGCCCCGGCCTCTTCGATCGGCAATATCATCGTCGATCCGGCCGGCCAGGTTAACGTTACTTCGGGCGGCAACCCCAACCTCGACGCCGAAAACGCGGAAACGTGGACTGTCGGTGCCGTGATCCAGCCGGGCTTCCTGCGTAACTTCACGCTGACGTTCGACTACTACAACATCACGCTTACCGACGCGATTACCACTCCGACGATCGATGACGTGTTCAGTGCCTGCTTCGATGGCACGCCTTCGGCCACCAATCCGGCATGTACCGCAATCCGTCGTAACCCGGCGACCGGTAACCTGTTCGGTAGCGTTGCGACCACTCCGGGTCTGCCGCTGGTCCTGACCAACCAGGGCCGCGTGTTCACGGACGGCATCGACCTGACCATGAACTTCAACACGGACCTGGGCTTCGGAGGACTCGACCTGAGCTTCTTCGGCAACTGGACCAACCGTTCGACGTTCAAGGCGAACCAGAACGATCCGGCCAGCCTCAATCGCGATTGCGTCGGCTTCTACAGCATCAACTGCCCTTCGATTCAGCCGGAGTTCTCCTTCACGCAGCGTACCACGCTGAGTGTCGGCGATGCAGACCTCTCGCTGCGGTGGCGCTTCATCGATGCCGTCGAAGTGGAGCCGGAATTCGCCGGTGACTTCCTCGAGGAATTCACCACGATCGGTGCCGAACACTACTTCGACCTGACCGCGAACTTCAACGTTACGGACAACTTCGGCTTCACCGCCGCAGTGATCAACCTGTTCGACAACGAACCGAAGGTCGTCGGCAGCAACATCGGTTCGACCGCGTACAACAGCGGTAACGTGTATCCTTCGACGTACGACCCGCTTGGCCGTCGTTACTCGGTGACTGCACGTATGACCTTCTGA